From Daphnia pulicaria isolate SC F1-1A chromosome 4, SC_F0-13Bv2, whole genome shotgun sequence, one genomic window encodes:
- the LOC124336658 gene encoding alpha-(1,3)-fucosyltransferase C-like, with protein MNTCSTYFGPATTGTRSLNRPSLMNYTHERYELMGKYDQESLSQIDPPFKRILFWNEAYGSKDYNVGIGRHALRKRGCPVWQCETSDNRNDVQDYDAVVFHLRSWSRNDLPQRRSPHQRYVGWIMESAAWREYMVDNSPMVNFFNWTFSYRWDSDIVSPYGYVKPVHGRVPLHPNEKQMKEYLSNSKVDYANGKTKMAAWFVSNCLSKSKRNEMVNELQKHMQIDVYGNCGTMTCPRNMEDECREMAAKNYKFYMALENSLCQDYITEKFFAMMKYPIIPIVYGVHDHYDRIAPTHSFINAAKFENMKQLADYLILLDKKDTLYNEYFWWKPHFKVCDFNDDINKSMCHLCASLHNTTSPPKIYANMTDWWENQSYCQTPKF; from the exons ATGAACACTTGTTCAACTTACTTCGGTCCA gCAACTACAGGAACGCGGTCTTTGAACCGACCGTCGCTGATGAACTACACTCACGAACGCTACGAACTGATGGGAAAATATGACCAGGAAAGTCTTTCCCAAATCGACCCACCATTCAAGCGAATTCTGTTCTGGAACGAG GCTTACGGAAGCAAAGATTACAATGTCGGAATTGGTCGCCATGCCTTGCGGAAACGGGGGTGTCCCGTGTGGCAGTGCGAAACGTCGGACAACCGCAACGATGTCCAGGACTACGACGCCGTTGTCTTTCACCTCCGCAGTTGGAGCCGGAACGACTTGCCGCAACGTCGGTCGCCCCATCAGCGCTACGTTGGCTGGATCATGGAATCCGCAGCGTGGCGCGAATACATGGTGGACAATAGTCCCATGGTCAATTTCTTCAACTGGACGTTTTCATACCGTTGGGACTCTGATATCGTCAGTCCTTACGGTTACGTCAAACCGGTTCATGGACGCGTACCTCTTCATCCTAAtgagaaacaaatgaaagagTATTTATCCAATTCAAAAGTCGATTACGCGAATGGGAAAACGAAAATGGCAGCTTGGTTTGTCTCCAACTGCCTGtcgaaaagtaaaagaaacgaGATGGTTAACGAGCTGCAAAAGCACATGCAAATTGACGTTTACGGGAACTGTGGAACGATGACCTGCCCGAGAAACATGGAAGACGAATGCCGAGAAATGGCagccaaaaattacaaattttacaTGGCACTGGAAAATTCCCTGTGTCAGGACTACATCACTGAAAA GTTTTTCGCCATGATGAAATACCCGATCATTCCCATCGTTTACGGCGTTCACGACCACTACGATAGGATTGCACCGACGCATTCCTTCATCAACGcggcaaaatttgaaaatatgaaacagCTGGCCGACTACCTCATTCTACTCGACAAGAAGGACACGCTATACAACGAATATTTCTGGTGGAAACCTCATTTTAAAGTGTGTGACTTTAACGATGACATAAACAAAAGCATGTGTCATTTGTGCGCCTCTCTCCACAACACGACGTCACCGCCTAAAATCTACGCAAACATGACCGACTGGTGGGAAAACCAATCCTACTGCCAAACACCCAAATTCTGA
- the LOC124336240 gene encoding alpha-(1,3)-fucosyltransferase C-like: MLQRRGAYVILIGVVLLVWQFYFVQQSQRVENINVDVESFSNKVPKHFNSIGNEGKHENETTVSMPNPLVLQTTLEPYRVMENYEQERPPEVDTPFKRILFWNDAYGGKDYGIGIGRNALRKWDCPVWQCETSDNRTDVQDYDAVVFHLRSWSRNDLPQRRSPHQRYIGWIMESAAWREYMVDMKPMENYFNWTMTYRWDSDMVGPYGYVKPIGNVPLHPSESQMKEYLSNSKVNYVNGKTKMAAWFVSNCYSRSSRNEMVKELQKHVRVDVYGTCGTMTCPRNTEDECREMATKNYKFYMSLENSLCLDYVTEKFFAMLHQPIIPIVYGVHDHYDQIAPTHSFINAAKFETMKQLADYLILLDKNDTLYNEYFWWKPHFEVRYSQKDKNKSMCHLCAALHNTTLPPKIYRDMTEWWETKSKCADSPHIS; the protein is encoded by the exons ATGCTTCAACGTCGAGGGGCTTACGTCATCCTAATCGGTGTTGTGTTACTAGTGTGGCAATTCTATTTCGTGCAGCAAAGCCAAAGGGTAGAGAATATTAACGTTGATGTTGAATCGTTTTCAAATAAAGTgccaaaacatttcaattccaTCGGAAACGAAGGGAAACACGAAAATGAGACGACGGTCTCGATGCCAAATCCACTCGTGTTACAAACGACTCTCGAACCCTACAGAGTGATGGAAAATTATGAGCAAGAGAGACCGCCAGAAGTTGACACACCTTTCAAACGCATACTGTTCTGGAATGAC GCGTACGGAGGCAAAGATTACGGAATTGGAATCGGACGAAATGCCCTACGCAAATGGGATTGCCCGGTATGGCAGTGCGAGACTTCGGATAACCGCACGGATGTCCAGGATTACGACGCCGTTGTCTTTCACCTCCGCAGTTGGAGCCGGAACGACTTGCCACAACGTCGATCACCCCATCAGCGCTACATCGGCTGGATTATGGAATCTGCAGCGTGGCGTGAATACATGGTGGACATGAAACCGAtggaaaattatttcaactgGACGATGACGTACCGTTGGGACTCTGACATGGTCGGCCCTTACGGCTACGTCAAACCGATTGGAAATGTACCACTTCATCCAAGTGAGAGTCAAATGAAAGAGTATTTATCCAATTCAAAAGTCAATTACGTGAATGGGAAAACGAAAATGGCAGCTTGGTTTGTCTCCAACTGTTACTCGAGAAGTAGTAGAAACGAGATGGTCAAAGAGCTACAAAAGCACGTCCGTGTTGACGTTTACGGAACCTGCGGAACGATGACCTGCCCGAGGAACACGGAAGACGAATGCCGAGAAATGGCaaccaaaaattacaaattttacaTGTCACTGGAAAATTCCCTGTGTCTCGACTACGTCACTGAAAA gttCTTTGCTATGCTTCATCAACCCATCATCCCGATCGTTTACGGTGTTCACGACCACTACGATCAAATTGCACCGACCCATTCCTTCATCAACGCTGCGAAATTTGAAACTATGAAACAATTGGCTGATTACCTGATCCTTCTCGACAAGAATGACACGTTGTATAACGAATATTTCTGGTGGAAACCTCATTTTGAGGTGCGATACAGTCAAaaggacaaaaacaaaagcatgTGCCATCTATGTGCCGCTCTCCACAATACGACGTTACCACCGAAAATCTACAGGGACATGACCGAATGGTgggaaacaaaatcaaagtgTGCAGACTCACCTCACATATCCTGA